In the Ruminococcus sp. OA3 genome, one interval contains:
- a CDS encoding V-type ATP synthase subunit B codes for MPKEYRTIQEVAGPLMLVRGVEHVAYDELGEIELASGEIRRCKVLEINGSDALVQLFESSTGINLSNSKVRFLGKSMELGVSEDMLGRVFDGLGRPIDDGPQILPDARMDINGLPMNPAARTYPEEFIQTGISAIDGLNTLVRGQKLPIFSASGLPHANLAAQIARQAKVRGTDEPFAVVFAAMGITFEESNFFIESFKETGAIDRTVLFVNLANDPAVERIATPRMALTAAEYLAFEKNMHVLVILTDITNYADALREVSAARKEVPGRRGYPGYMYTDLASLYERAGRQHGKNGSITMIPILTMPEDDKTHPIPDLTGYITEGQIILSRELYRKGVTPPIDVLPSLSRLKDKGIGEGKTRADHSNTMNQLFAAYARGKEAKELMVILGEAALSDIDLIYAKFADAFEKEYISQGYMTNRDIEETLAIGWKLLSILPRSELKRIDDKFLDQYYEEQE; via the coding sequence ATGCCAAAAGAATATAGGACAATTCAGGAAGTCGCCGGCCCTTTGATGCTGGTTCGGGGAGTGGAACATGTAGCATATGACGAACTGGGTGAGATTGAGCTTGCCAGCGGTGAAATACGCCGTTGTAAAGTTCTTGAAATTAACGGAAGTGATGCGCTGGTTCAGCTGTTTGAGAGTTCAACCGGTATCAATCTCTCCAACAGTAAAGTGCGTTTTCTGGGAAAAAGTATGGAGCTCGGTGTATCTGAGGATATGCTGGGCAGGGTCTTTGACGGACTGGGCAGACCGATCGATGACGGTCCTCAGATTTTGCCGGATGCAAGAATGGATATCAACGGACTTCCGATGAATCCGGCAGCAAGGACCTACCCTGAGGAGTTTATTCAGACTGGAATTTCAGCAATTGACGGACTGAATACGCTGGTAAGAGGGCAGAAGTTGCCGATCTTTTCTGCTTCCGGTCTTCCGCATGCCAATCTGGCTGCTCAGATCGCAAGACAGGCGAAAGTACGCGGTACAGACGAACCGTTTGCCGTTGTATTTGCAGCGATGGGAATCACATTCGAGGAATCCAATTTCTTTATTGAGAGTTTTAAGGAGACGGGAGCAATTGACCGAACAGTACTGTTCGTCAATCTGGCAAATGATCCGGCAGTGGAGCGTATTGCGACACCGCGAATGGCTCTGACTGCTGCAGAATACCTGGCGTTTGAGAAGAATATGCATGTTCTTGTTATCCTGACGGATATCACAAACTATGCGGATGCACTTCGTGAAGTATCCGCGGCACGAAAGGAAGTTCCCGGGCGCCGTGGCTATCCCGGATATATGTATACTGATCTGGCTTCTCTGTATGAAAGAGCCGGGCGCCAGCATGGAAAGAACGGCAGTATCACCATGATTCCGATCCTGACGATGCCGGAGGATGATAAAACTCATCCGATCCCTGACTTAACAGGGTATATCACAGAAGGTCAGATTATCTTAAGCCGTGAACTATACCGGAAGGGCGTCACGCCTCCAATTGATGTACTGCCGTCCCTGTCACGTCTGAAAGATAAGGGAATAGGTGAGGGGAAGACGAGAGCTGACCACTCTAATACCATGAATCAGTTGTTTGCAGCTTATGCCCGCGGCAAAGAGGCGAAAGAGCTGATGGTTATTTTGGGAGAGGCTGCACTGTCTGATATCGACCTTATCTATGCGAAATTCGCAGATGCGTTTGAGAAAGAGTATATTTCCCAGGGTTATATGACAAACCGCGATATTGAAGAGACACTGGCTATTGGATGGAAGTTGTTGTCTATTCTGCCGAGGAGTGAACTGAAGCGTATCGATGATAAATTCCTGGATCAGTACTATGAGGAACAGGAGTAA
- a CDS encoding V-type ATP synthase subunit A: MSRGTIKKVAGPLVIAEGMRDANMFDVVRVSNQRLIGEIIEIHGDQASIQVYEETSGLGPGEPVESMEVPLSVELGPGLISSIYDGIQRPLDDIMKVSGNNLKRGVEVPSLKRDKKWKFEPVVKVGDVVQEGDVIGTVQETVVVCQKIMVPFGMKGTIKEIREGEFTVEETVAVLTSADGEKNLKMMQEWPVRRGRPYQKKLPPTMPLVTGQRVVDTFFPIAKGGVAAVPGPFGSGKTVIQHQLAKWAEADIVVYIGCGERGNEMTDVLNEFPELKDPKTGESLMERTVLIANTSDMPVAAREASIYTGITIAEYFRDMGYSVALMADSTSRWAEALREMSGRLEEMPGEEGYPAYLGSRLAQFYERAGQVISLGTEGREGALSVIGAVSPPGGDISEPVSQATLRIVKVFWGLDSSLAYKRHFPAINWLTSYSLYLDSLGPWFDANVADDWISDRQKLMSLLQDEAELEEIVKMVGMDALSASDRLKMEAARSIREDFLHQNSFHEIDTYTSLEKQLLMMRLVIGYYEKSREALEQGASIQGLIKMAVREKIGRYKYTNEADIEKEYRLVSEELTKEIAKLIGKEDD, translated from the coding sequence ATGAGCAGAGGCACGATTAAGAAAGTAGCAGGACCTCTGGTCATCGCGGAAGGAATGCGGGACGCCAACATGTTTGATGTTGTGCGTGTCAGCAACCAGCGACTGATCGGAGAGATTATTGAAATACACGGAGACCAGGCATCCATTCAGGTATACGAGGAGACTTCAGGACTGGGGCCTGGTGAACCTGTTGAATCTATGGAGGTTCCGCTGTCTGTGGAGCTTGGACCTGGTCTGATCTCCAGCATTTACGACGGTATCCAGAGACCGCTGGATGATATCATGAAAGTATCCGGCAACAACCTAAAGCGTGGGGTGGAGGTTCCTTCACTGAAACGTGATAAAAAATGGAAGTTCGAGCCTGTTGTCAAAGTGGGCGACGTTGTACAGGAAGGTGATGTCATCGGGACTGTACAGGAGACCGTCGTCGTGTGTCAGAAAATCATGGTGCCGTTTGGAATGAAAGGCACGATCAAAGAAATCCGAGAAGGAGAGTTTACGGTCGAAGAGACTGTGGCTGTACTTACTTCTGCAGATGGTGAAAAGAATCTGAAGATGATGCAGGAATGGCCGGTAAGGCGCGGCCGCCCCTATCAGAAAAAACTTCCGCCGACAATGCCGCTGGTGACAGGACAGCGTGTTGTTGATACATTTTTCCCGATTGCCAAAGGCGGGGTAGCAGCAGTTCCGGGGCCGTTTGGAAGCGGTAAGACTGTGATACAGCATCAGCTCGCAAAATGGGCTGAGGCAGACATTGTCGTCTATATCGGGTGCGGTGAGCGCGGTAATGAGATGACAGATGTTTTGAATGAATTTCCGGAGCTGAAAGATCCCAAGACCGGTGAGTCTTTGATGGAACGTACAGTTCTGATCGCAAATACCTCAGATATGCCGGTTGCGGCACGAGAGGCATCTATTTATACAGGTATTACAATCGCTGAATATTTCCGTGATATGGGTTATTCTGTTGCGTTGATGGCGGATTCCACATCACGATGGGCCGAGGCTCTCCGTGAGATGTCGGGACGGCTGGAGGAGATGCCGGGTGAAGAAGGATATCCGGCGTATCTGGGAAGCCGCCTGGCGCAGTTCTATGAACGTGCAGGCCAGGTAATATCACTCGGAACGGAAGGACGCGAAGGTGCGCTGTCTGTGATCGGTGCGGTATCTCCTCCTGGAGGGGATATCTCCGAGCCGGTATCCCAGGCGACACTTCGTATCGTAAAAGTGTTCTGGGGACTGGATTCATCACTTGCTTATAAACGGCATTTTCCCGCGATCAACTGGCTGACGAGTTATTCGCTTTATCTGGACAGTCTGGGACCGTGGTTTGATGCCAATGTGGCTGATGACTGGATTTCGGACCGGCAGAAATTGATGAGTCTTTTGCAGGATGAGGCGGAGCTGGAGGAGATCGTGAAGATGGTCGGTATGGATGCACTGTCTGCATCAGACCGGCTTAAGATGGAAGCGGCGCGTTCCATCCGCGAAGACTTCCTGCATCAGAACTCGTTCCACGAGATCGATACGTACACATCTCTGGAAAAGCAGCTTCTGATGATGCGTCTTGTAATTGGCTATTATGAGAAATCCAGGGAGGCACTGGAACAGGGCGCATCCATTCAGGGACTGATCAAGATGGCTGTCCGTGAGAAAATCGGACGGTATAAGTATACGAACGAGGCGGATATAGAAAAAGAATATCGACTGGTCAGTGAAGAGTTGACGAAGGAAATTGCCAAACTGATCGGGAAGGAGGACGACTGA
- a CDS encoding V-type ATP synthase subunit F yields MFRIAVMGAYDSIFGFATLGLETFPVSTREEGEKILKQLASGGKYGVIYITEAMAAELEGLIEKYKENLLPAIILIPGVSGNTGAGIKGVKKSVEQAVGSDILFGDDENNG; encoded by the coding sequence ATGTTTAGAATTGCAGTTATGGGTGCATATGACAGCATCTTCGGGTTCGCGACGCTTGGTCTTGAGACATTTCCGGTATCTACCCGGGAAGAGGGTGAGAAAATACTGAAGCAGCTGGCTTCAGGAGGAAAATACGGTGTGATTTACATCACAGAGGCGATGGCCGCCGAGCTCGAAGGGCTCATTGAAAAATACAAAGAAAATCTGCTTCCGGCCATCATCCTGATACCTGGAGTGTCGGGAAATACGGGAGCCGGCATCAAAGGGGTAAAAAAATCCGTAGAACAGGCAGTTGGATCGGATATTCTGTTCGGAGATGATGAGAATAATGGATAG
- a CDS encoding V-type ATPase subunit: MSDIDYTYAVARIRALEVSLFSAATLEQLIACDSFEGCIAFLQERGWGDPQGEADADAILKREREKTWETIRSMVSDMKPFDVLSYQNLFHNLKAAIKEVCTEEINQNIFYEECPIGRDEMLRIIREKDFLSLPVFMQEPAKEAYETLLHSRDGQLCDAILDQAALKAIYLAGQQSKDRIVKEYAESLVAVTDIKIAVRAQRTKKSLEFMKRSMAECESLNIETLCKAALQSFEAICEYLISAGFREAAEALSQSSSAFECWCDNRLIETIRPQKYQPFSIGPLIAYILARENEIKTVRIILTGKLNDFPEQSIRERIREMYV, from the coding sequence ATGTCTGATATTGATTACACCTATGCGGTCGCGCGGATCCGTGCCCTGGAAGTTTCTCTGTTCTCTGCGGCAACGCTGGAACAGCTGATAGCCTGCGATTCGTTTGAAGGCTGTATCGCTTTTCTGCAGGAACGGGGCTGGGGTGACCCTCAGGGAGAGGCGGACGCGGATGCGATATTAAAGCGGGAACGGGAGAAAACATGGGAGACAATTCGGAGCATGGTCTCAGATATGAAGCCATTCGATGTATTGTCCTACCAGAATCTGTTCCATAATCTGAAAGCGGCCATAAAAGAGGTCTGCACAGAAGAGATCAATCAAAATATATTTTATGAAGAATGCCCGATCGGGCGTGACGAGATGCTCCGTATCATTCGGGAGAAGGACTTCTTAAGTCTTCCCGTATTTATGCAGGAGCCGGCAAAAGAGGCATACGAAACACTGCTGCATTCACGGGATGGACAGCTTTGTGATGCGATTTTGGATCAGGCAGCGCTGAAAGCCATTTATCTGGCGGGACAGCAGTCAAAAGACAGGATCGTGAAAGAATATGCAGAATCGCTGGTGGCAGTCACTGATATTAAGATTGCAGTGCGCGCGCAGCGGACAAAAAAATCCCTGGAATTTATGAAGCGATCCATGGCAGAGTGTGAAAGCCTGAATATCGAAACACTCTGCAAGGCGGCACTCCAGAGCTTTGAGGCGATCTGTGAATATCTGATTTCCGCAGGATTCAGAGAAGCGGCAGAGGCACTGAGCCAGTCTTCTTCAGCATTTGAATGCTGGTGTGACAATCGTCTGATCGAAACGATCCGGCCCCAGAAATACCAGCCATTTTCGATAGGACCGCTGATCGCTTATATTCTGGCAAGGGAGAATGAAATAAAAACGGTGCGAATTATTCTGACCGGCAAGCTCAATGACTTTCCGGAGCAGTCAATCCGGGAAAGGATAAGGGAAATGTATGTTTAG
- a CDS encoding V-type ATP synthase subunit E has protein sequence MTGLDKIIKQIAEEASSVAQQKIKAAEVEAKKITDAAREEAEKQAAAVLNQSDADCRNYRERVKSRADFQKRTEILKAKQALISDVIEKAYQEMVNADDSTYFEYIEKMLEEFIRPEEGLICFSKKDLARLPFGFKAKVKMTAAKKGGSLKVSDEAGNIEGGFLLIYGGIEENCTFRALFDTKQEQLVDRVHEFLFS, from the coding sequence ATGACTGGATTGGATAAGATTATCAAGCAAATCGCGGAAGAAGCCAGCAGCGTAGCTCAGCAGAAAATCAAAGCAGCTGAAGTGGAGGCAAAGAAAATCACAGATGCGGCGAGGGAAGAAGCAGAGAAACAGGCAGCGGCTGTTCTGAATCAATCAGATGCCGATTGCAGGAATTACCGGGAGCGTGTAAAATCCCGGGCAGACTTTCAGAAAAGGACTGAAATTCTCAAGGCAAAACAGGCACTTATCTCGGATGTGATAGAAAAAGCATATCAGGAGATGGTGAATGCGGATGATTCGACATATTTCGAATACATCGAAAAGATGCTGGAAGAATTTATCCGTCCAGAAGAGGGCCTTATATGTTTCTCTAAAAAAGATCTCGCCAGGCTGCCGTTTGGATTCAAGGCGAAAGTAAAAATGACTGCTGCTAAAAAAGGCGGTTCCCTGAAAGTTTCTGATGAAGCGGGGAACATTGAGGGAGGCTTCCTCCTGATCTATGGAGGGATTGAAGAAAACTGTACGTTCCGGGCACTTTTTGATACGAAGCAGGAACAGCTTGTAGACCGCGTTCATGAATTTTTATTTTCCTGA
- a CDS encoding V-type ATP synthase subunit K: MSGIVWALAGAAIAVILAGMGSAYGVGVAGQAAAGVVTEDPDKFAKVLILQLLPGTQGIYGLLVAFLTLSKVGVLGGNLADISLSTGLLIFAACLPIGIVGLISARNQGRTAVASIGIIAKKPEQFGKAILFPAMVETYAILALLVSILAIFGIPV, encoded by the coding sequence ATGAGTGGTATTGTTTGGGCATTAGCGGGAGCAGCGATTGCAGTAATTCTTGCGGGCATGGGGTCCGCGTACGGTGTCGGCGTGGCAGGTCAGGCAGCCGCAGGTGTAGTGACGGAGGATCCGGATAAATTTGCCAAGGTGCTGATCCTTCAGCTGCTTCCCGGTACACAGGGTATATATGGTCTTCTGGTAGCCTTTTTGACATTGTCCAAGGTAGGTGTGCTGGGAGGCAATCTGGCGGACATCAGTCTGTCTACCGGTCTTTTGATCTTTGCAGCCTGCCTGCCTATCGGAATTGTTGGTCTGATCTCAGCAAGAAATCAGGGAAGGACTGCAGTAGCGTCCATCGGTATTATTGCAAAAAAACCGGAACAGTTTGGTAAAGCGATACTGTTCCCTGCGATGGTGGAGACATATGCGATTCTTGCTCTGCTGGTTTCCATTCTTGCAATCTTTGGAATCCCTGTATAA
- a CDS encoding V-type ATP synthase subunit I: protein MAVLKMQRISICALKKHRKAVLERLQSLGAVEVDIRLEDDSGLFRMDTSGSRSGFLKYAQTAERGLEVLQKYLPENQSMFSSLAGKPLIGQRQYEGVIEQRDRYIAVARKLIDLEKGIAEHIAGIQKLETQIEGLTPWLPLGIPMSYRGTRQTDILIGTLPQVMTLEELYTVFAQHAPEVEAVDFEIISTDKDFTYLAVMCIKADRIRVETALRTIGFAFPSQLPRKKPAVVREKLEEEKQVLEMEIQELKQKVTACQDERQNLKLTADYFRMRADKYEVLGQLPQTENVFFISGYIPQEKAQSVADDLIRNFEAMAELEEVSEKEEPPVLLKNNKFAQSAEGVLASFGLPGKGEIDPSMVMSIFYVFLFGLMLSDAAYGLIVMIACGAMLVKFPRMGESLKKSVQLFFWCGVSTLFWGIMFGGYFGDLITVVSGTFFGHEVTIPALWFVPLDDPMKLLVYSMLFGLIHLFTGLGMKGYMCLRDRKYMDFFCDVVLWFCLLVGLVLMLLPTEMFASISKMTFHFPAAVVTLSKVLALGGALGILLMSGRSSKNFGVRIALGAYDLYNITGWLSDILSYSRLLALGLATGVMASVFNQMGSMAGGGVLGAILFILVFVVGHTFNIGINLLGAYVHTCRLQYVEFFGKFYEGGGRAFNPFKKNTKYVDIKEEKIL, encoded by the coding sequence ATGGCAGTATTGAAAATGCAGCGGATTTCAATCTGTGCCCTCAAAAAGCACAGGAAGGCAGTACTGGAACGGCTGCAGTCACTCGGGGCTGTTGAAGTGGATATCCGTCTGGAAGATGACAGCGGGCTTTTCAGAATGGATACTTCCGGTTCCAGAAGTGGTTTCTTAAAATATGCGCAGACGGCAGAGCGCGGACTTGAAGTACTGCAGAAATATCTGCCTGAGAATCAGTCAATGTTTTCCAGCCTGGCAGGAAAGCCGCTGATTGGGCAGAGGCAGTATGAAGGGGTCATAGAACAGCGGGATAGATACATCGCTGTAGCGAGAAAACTGATAGATCTGGAAAAAGGAATCGCTGAACACATAGCAGGGATACAGAAGCTGGAAACACAGATAGAAGGACTGACTCCCTGGCTGCCACTTGGAATTCCCATGAGTTACAGGGGAACACGCCAGACCGATATTCTGATCGGAACACTTCCGCAGGTGATGACTCTGGAAGAATTGTATACCGTGTTCGCACAGCATGCACCGGAGGTGGAGGCGGTAGACTTTGAAATCATTTCAACAGATAAAGACTTTACTTATCTGGCAGTTATGTGCATCAAGGCAGACAGAATCCGGGTTGAGACGGCGCTTCGTACGATTGGATTTGCTTTCCCGTCACAGCTGCCGAGGAAGAAGCCGGCAGTGGTCAGGGAAAAGCTCGAGGAAGAGAAACAGGTACTTGAGATGGAAATCCAGGAATTAAAGCAGAAAGTTACAGCCTGCCAGGACGAAAGGCAGAACCTGAAGCTTACCGCTGATTATTTCCGTATGCGTGCCGATAAATACGAGGTACTGGGACAGTTGCCGCAGACAGAAAATGTGTTCTTTATCAGTGGCTATATCCCCCAGGAAAAGGCACAGTCAGTTGCAGACGATCTGATCCGGAATTTTGAAGCGATGGCTGAACTGGAAGAGGTCTCGGAGAAAGAGGAGCCACCGGTTCTGCTGAAAAATAATAAATTCGCACAGTCTGCGGAAGGTGTGCTTGCTTCATTTGGACTGCCTGGCAAAGGCGAGATAGATCCGTCGATGGTAATGTCGATTTTTTATGTTTTCCTGTTCGGGCTGATGCTTTCGGATGCCGCGTATGGATTGATCGTGATGATAGCCTGCGGAGCGATGCTGGTAAAATTCCCGAGAATGGGTGAGAGCCTGAAAAAATCAGTACAGTTGTTCTTCTGGTGTGGTGTATCCACATTGTTCTGGGGAATCATGTTTGGAGGATACTTCGGAGATCTGATCACAGTTGTCTCAGGGACTTTCTTTGGCCATGAAGTGACGATACCGGCACTGTGGTTCGTGCCGCTGGATGATCCTATGAAGCTTTTGGTATATTCAATGCTGTTCGGACTGATCCATCTTTTCACCGGGCTGGGAATGAAGGGATATATGTGCCTGAGAGACCGGAAGTATATGGATTTCTTCTGTGATGTGGTTCTGTGGTTCTGCCTGCTGGTCGGACTGGTACTGATGCTGCTTCCAACGGAAATGTTTGCTTCGATTTCCAAGATGACATTTCATTTTCCGGCAGCGGTGGTTACCTTAAGCAAAGTTCTGGCTCTTGGAGGTGCGCTTGGAATCCTGCTGATGTCGGGACGGTCATCAAAAAACTTTGGTGTCCGCATTGCACTGGGAGCCTATGATCTTTACAATATAACGGGCTGGCTCAGTGATATCTTGTCTTACTCCCGGCTGCTGGCTCTCGGGCTTGCCACAGGCGTAATGGCCTCGGTATTCAATCAGATGGGCAGCATGGCGGGCGGAGGAGTTCTGGGTGCGATTCTGTTTATTCTGGTTTTTGTCGTCGGACACACATTTAATATCGGAATCAACCTGCTGGGCGCGTATGTGCATACCTGCCGTCTGCAGTATGTAGAGTTTTTTGGTAAGTTTTATGAAGGCGGGGGAAGAGCATTCAACCCCTTTAAAAAGAATACAAAATATGTAGATATCAAGGAGGAAAAAATTCTATGA
- a CDS encoding sulfite exporter TauE/SafE family protein, translating to MKMTWELGILIFVAQFIGYIIKGLVGFGNPLIANPVMAMRIDNKFITPGVLPVDTCVNIYMSVKNRKSFLPGLALPIAVCIMVGVVPGILFLKVGSPWIIKALLGVLIIGLGVEMLTRKRDQEITTKNNPVIMGFISVISGFLSGLFGINMLFLAYLERRVANRQQFRANVCFIFVFENVFRLIMYAINGMFSMFTVGITLLSIPAAVFGILIGSRIDLRLNEKTANRLINAVFILGGVSILVKALIFKA from the coding sequence ATGAAAATGACATGGGAGCTGGGAATCCTGATTTTTGTTGCGCAGTTTATCGGTTATATTATTAAAGGGCTTGTCGGGTTTGGCAATCCATTGATAGCAAATCCCGTTATGGCAATGAGAATTGATAATAAGTTTATCACTCCGGGAGTGCTTCCGGTAGATACCTGTGTCAATATTTATATGTCTGTGAAGAACAGAAAATCATTTTTGCCGGGGCTCGCATTGCCGATCGCCGTCTGTATCATGGTCGGTGTGGTTCCGGGCATTTTATTTTTAAAAGTTGGATCCCCATGGATTATAAAAGCCCTGCTAGGCGTATTGATCATCGGACTGGGAGTGGAGATGCTCACAAGAAAGCGGGATCAGGAAATAACCACAAAAAATAACCCTGTTATCATGGGATTTATTTCCGTGATCTCCGGTTTTCTCTCCGGCCTCTTCGGAATCAATATGCTGTTTCTGGCGTATCTGGAACGCCGTGTGGCAAACAGGCAGCAATTCAGGGCTAACGTATGTTTTATCTTTGTGTTTGAAAATGTATTTCGTCTTATTATGTATGCGATAAACGGCATGTTCAGTATGTTCACGGTAGGAATCACACTGCTCTCTATACCGGCGGCAGTATTTGGAATCCTGATTGGAAGCAGGATCGATCTGCGCCTGAATGAGAAGACAGCGAATCGCCTGATTAATGCGGTATTCATTTTAGGAGGTGTCAGCATCCTGGTAAAAGCATTGATATTTAAAGCATAA
- a CDS encoding uroporphyrinogen decarboxylase family protein, with amino-acid sequence MNAWEREVATLSFSNEGLDRGCIEESMYPWDKTVANWAEQGYDTGFLEQVHFATLPTDNLYAFNEPYEPWQDYYNTMMAEPVFRHETGLGWDPVIRIAFRIPFISYEEEIREETDEYVIKRDRDGWVRKYPKDGSLVTPVKPVVTCMEDWLEYKAHIQEQIKIHLTPENMEKAYGKYREGCKNKDFVVRLRVSGFFWTPRFLMGNEEQLYAYYDEPEVLQDICRFVTDVYKEHLDGILKIVTPSLVFFEEDLSGKTGPMISPDIFEEFMTPYYKEIIPFLKERGVQNVIMDTDGDFTIMIPKILECGLDGVLPVDVNAGVDIVKVREQFPTLKFIGGFNKLCIIDGKEAIEAELDRLRPVIKQGGCIVCTDHQAAPHTPLENYRYYSRRLKEVVAELRNENVEIG; translated from the coding sequence ATGAATGCATGGGAGAGAGAAGTTGCAACGTTAAGTTTTTCAAACGAAGGCCTGGACCGCGGATGTATCGAGGAGAGTATGTATCCATGGGACAAGACAGTGGCCAACTGGGCAGAGCAGGGATATGACACAGGTTTTCTGGAGCAGGTACATTTTGCAACACTGCCGACCGACAACCTGTATGCTTTCAACGAACCGTATGAGCCATGGCAGGATTATTACAATACCATGATGGCAGAGCCGGTCTTCCGCCACGAGACAGGACTTGGATGGGACCCGGTAATCCGCATTGCTTTCCGTATCCCGTTCATCTCTTACGAAGAGGAGATCAGGGAAGAGACGGATGAGTACGTGATCAAAAGGGACCGTGACGGCTGGGTGCGGAAATATCCGAAAGACGGCAGCCTCGTAACGCCCGTAAAACCGGTGGTGACCTGTATGGAAGACTGGCTGGAGTACAAGGCACATATTCAGGAACAGATCAAGATTCACCTCACGCCGGAGAACATGGAGAAGGCTTACGGAAAATACCGGGAGGGCTGCAAAAACAAGGACTTCGTAGTGAGACTGCGTGTCAGCGGATTCTTCTGGACGCCACGGTTCCTGATGGGAAATGAGGAGCAGCTGTATGCTTACTATGATGAGCCGGAAGTACTGCAGGACATCTGCCGTTTCGTGACCGACGTATACAAAGAGCATCTGGACGGTATCCTGAAGATCGTGACGCCGAGCCTGGTATTCTTTGAGGAGGACCTGAGCGGAAAGACAGGACCGATGATCTCCCCGGATATCTTTGAGGAATTTATGACCCCATACTATAAGGAGATCATCCCGTTCCTGAAAGAACGCGGTGTGCAGAACGTGATCATGGACACAGACGGCGACTTCACGATCATGATCCCGAAAATCCTGGAATGCGGGCTGGACGGTGTGCTCCCGGTTGATGTAAACGCGGGGGTGGATATCGTAAAAGTAAGGGAACAGTTCCCGACACTGAAATTCATCGGCGGATTTAACAAGCTGTGCATTATTGACGGAAAAGAGGCCATTGAGGCAGAACTGGACCGTCTGCGCCCGGTAATCAAACAGGGCGGGTGTATCGTATGCACAGACCATCAGGCAGCACCGCACACACCGCTTGAGAACTACAGGTATTACAGCCGCAGGCTGAAAGAAGTGGTTGCCGAACTGCGCAATGAGAATGTAGAGATAGGATAA